TCCGCGAGGCCTTTCGCCTGGACCAGGTGCAGGCCGATGCCATCCTCGACATCCGCCTCTATCAGCTGGCGCGCCTCGAGATCGAGAAGATCCGCGCCGAGCGCGCCGAGAAGCGCAAGCGTCTCAAGGAGATCGAGTCGCTCCTCGCCCGGCCGCGCGAGCGCTGGAAGCTGGTCCGCACCGAGCTGGTGGCGATCGGCGAGAAGTACGGCGACGCTCGCCGCACCAAGGTGGGCGGGGGCGAGGAGCTCACCTACGACCCCGAGGCCTACATCGTGCACGAGGAGGCCACCGTGCTCCTCTCGCGCGACGGGTGGCTGAAGCGCGTGCGCGAGGTGAAGGACCCGTCCGCGACGCGGCTCCGCGAGGGCGACGCGGTCGCCGCCATGCTCCCCGGCACGACGCGCGATCGCCTCGTCCTCTACTCGACCACGGGCACGATGTACGTGCTCCGCGTGGCCGACGTGCCGGCCACGACCGGCTACGGCGAGCCGGTGCAGTCGCTCCTCAAGTTCGGCGACGGCGAGCACGTCGCGGCGGCGCGGCTCGTGCGGGCCGCGGGCGAGGGGCAGGAGGCGCTCCCCGGCCTCGAGCCGAAGGCCGTGCTGCTCGCGACGGCCCGCGGCTACGGCTTCCGGACCGAGCCCGACCTCTCCGAGACCACGCGCGCCGGCCGGCGGCTCGCACGCGTCGGCGAGGGCGACGAGGTGGTGAGCGTCGAGCCAATCCTGGGCGCCAAGGTCGTCGTCGCGACGGTACGGGGGAACATGCTCCGCTTCGGCCTGGACGAGGTGGCCGAACTCTCGGGGCCGGGCCGCGGCGTGATTCTCATGCGGCCTGGAAAGGACCGCGAGGACCGGGTCGTCGGCGCGCTCGCGCTGGCGTCCGACGCCGAGTTCATCGCGGTGACGCCCGAGGGCGGCGAGCGGCGCGTCGCCGTGCGCGACGTCCCGGCGGGCAAGCGCGGCGGCAAGGGGCAGCGCGTCGTCAAGCGCGGCGGGGTGGCGGCGGTGAGGGCAGAGTGATGGCGACCAGCTACACGGCAAAGGACATCCTGGTGCTGGAGGGCCTCGAGCCCGTGCGCCGGCGTCCGGGCATGTACATCGGCGGCGTCGATACGACCGGGCTCCATCACCTCCTGTGGGAGATCGTCGACAACTCGGTCGACGAGGCGATGAACGGGCACGCCGACCGGATCACGGTGGTGCTGCACAAGGACGGGGCCTCCGCGACGGTGACCGACAACGGGCGCGGCATCCCCGTCGACCGGCACGCGCAGTACAAGAAGCCGGCGCTCGAGCTGATCCTCACGACGCTCCACGCGGGGGGCAAGTTCGAGGCGAAGAACTACTACCACTCGGGCGGGCTGCACGGCGTCGGCGCCTCGGTGGTGACCGCGCTCTCCGAGAAGCTCACGGCGCGCGTCAAGCGCGACGGCTTCGAGTGGGAGCAGACGTTCTCGCGCGGCAAGGCGACGAGCCCGCTCAAGAAGCTCGGCGCGGCGCGCGGCAGCGGCACGATCATCTCCTTCCGGCCCGATCCCAAGATCTTCCCCGAGGTCCGCTTCGACGCGAAGGTCGTCGCCGAGCGCCTCGAGGCCAAGGCCTACCTGCACGGTGGTCTGACCCTCGTCTTCCGCGACGAGGGGGCGGGCGCCGAGGCCGTCTATCACTACGAGGACGGGCTCAAGGCGTTCCTCGCCAGGATCGTCGGTGACGGGGCGGTCGGGGGCGAGCTGTTCACGCTCGCCAAGCAGCAGGACGGGCTCCACCTCGAGTGCGCGCTCGCCTGGACGGAGGAGACGACGGAGCGGGTCCAGTCCTATGTCAACAGCATCCCGACCACCGCCGGCGGCGCGCACGAGAACGGCCTCAAGAGCGGGATCGTGAAGGCGGTGCGGAACTACCTGACCGTCCACAACCTTGTGCCGCGTGGCGTGGCGCTGACCGCCGATGACGTGCGCGAGGGCCTCGTGGCGCTGCTCGCCGTCAAGATCCCGCAGCCGCAGTTCCAGGGGCAGACGAAGGAGCGTCTCAACAACTCCGAGGTGACGCCGGTCATCGACGCGATCGTGCGGAGCGCGCTCGAGAACGCGCTCAACGCCAACCGCACCGCGGGCGACGCGATCGCCGCGCGCGTCGTGCTGGCGTCGCGCGCGCGGAGCGCGTCCCGCGCCGCCGCGCAGCAGGTGCAGCGCAAGGGGGCCGTGTCCCACCGGCTCAACCTCCCCGGCAAGCTCGCGGACTGCAGCTCGACCGATCCCAGCGAGTGTGAGCTCTTCATCGTCGAGGGCGACTCCGCCGGCGGCTCGGCCAAGCAGGGCCGGGACCGCGCCTTCCAGGCGATCCTCCCGCTGCGCGGCAAGGTGCTGAACACCGAGCAGGCGCCGACGGCGAAGGTGCTCACCAACAAGGAGCTCTCGGACCTGGTCTCCGCGCTCGGCTGCGGCACCGGCAAGAGCTTCGATGCGGCCAAGCTCCGTTACCACAAGGTCTGCCTGTTGACCGACGCCGACTCCGACGGCAACCACATCTGCACGCTGCTCCTCACCTTCTTCTATCGCCACCTCCCCGAGCTGATCCGCGGGGGTTACGTCTACATCGCGCAGCCGCCGCTCTACCGGGTCGACGCCGGCAAGGAGGTCCACTGGTTGCGCGACGACGCCGAGAAGGACCGGTTGCTGGGGCGCCTCAACGGCAAGCGCGAGCGCGTGCAGGTGACCCGGTTCAAGGGGCTCGGCGAGATGAACCCCGGGACGCTCAAGGAGACGACGCTCGACCCCGCGCGGCGTGCCCTCCTGCGGGTTGCGATCGCCGACGAAGCGGGCACGGATCAGGCGATCCAGACGCTCATGGGTCGCGACGTCGCGCCGCGCTTCGCGTTCATCATGGAGCGCGCGGCGAAGGTGGAGGAAGTGGATATCTGACGGCGCGGGCGACCATCTTCTCCCGGTGCGGGGTAGTCTGCTAAACACTCGTTGGCGCCCGAGCAATCCGCTTTGGCCGGGGGGAGGGCGACCCATGCCGCTGCTTCACAGGCTTCCGGTCCTGCTGACCGGTATCGCGGCCGTTGTTCTGACCGTCGCGCCGGGCCCGCGGGCCGGCGTGAGTCCGGGCGAGACGATCGACAAGAGTCGCCTCGCCGAGGTTCGGCCGCTGAT
This genomic window from Deltaproteobacteria bacterium contains:
- a CDS encoding type IIA DNA topoisomerase subunit B codes for the protein MATSYTAKDILVLEGLEPVRRRPGMYIGGVDTTGLHHLLWEIVDNSVDEAMNGHADRITVVLHKDGASATVTDNGRGIPVDRHAQYKKPALELILTTLHAGGKFEAKNYYHSGGLHGVGASVVTALSEKLTARVKRDGFEWEQTFSRGKATSPLKKLGAARGSGTIISFRPDPKIFPEVRFDAKVVAERLEAKAYLHGGLTLVFRDEGAGAEAVYHYEDGLKAFLARIVGDGAVGGELFTLAKQQDGLHLECALAWTEETTERVQSYVNSIPTTAGGAHENGLKSGIVKAVRNYLTVHNLVPRGVALTADDVREGLVALLAVKIPQPQFQGQTKERLNNSEVTPVIDAIVRSALENALNANRTAGDAIAARVVLASRARSASRAAAQQVQRKGAVSHRLNLPGKLADCSSTDPSECELFIVEGDSAGGSAKQGRDRAFQAILPLRGKVLNTEQAPTAKVLTNKELSDLVSALGCGTGKSFDAAKLRYHKVCLLTDADSDGNHICTLLLTFFYRHLPELIRGGYVYIAQPPLYRVDAGKEVHWLRDDAEKDRLLGRLNGKRERVQVTRFKGLGEMNPGTLKETTLDPARRALLRVAIADEAGTDQAIQTLMGRDVAPRFAFIMERAAKVEEVDI